One segment of Pseudodesulfovibrio sp. 5S69 DNA contains the following:
- a CDS encoding aminopeptidase, translated as MFTTDELKKYAETLWWGLSTARTKPFEPGDFVLLRFDPDALPLAEAMFDLLMEKGLNPIPRQNLSAGMEVSFYGKGNDSQLTAVPSGDREFIGGLNGLISLIAPASLTHLQNIDSKRIGQAAVARKFMRDIMEKREQTGEFGWTLCIYPTAALAEAAKLSMADFKAQVVKACYLDDDNPPARWNDIFKEAEKVKAWLNGLAIEHLRIQSKDTDLTVVPGEQRRWLGVSGHNIPSFEIFLSPDWRGTEGVYYADQPSFRSGNFVEGVRLTFEKGVAVKTEAKIGGDFVAKQLTLDEGANRLGEFSLTDRRFSKINAFMANTLFDENFGGPQGNCHVAVGASYADTFSGDQSTLDESLKKELGFNDSALHWDLVNTQQKTVTATLKGGEELVIYTDGEFQYE; from the coding sequence ATGTTTACCACAGATGAACTGAAAAAATATGCTGAAACCCTGTGGTGGGGACTGTCCACCGCCCGCACCAAACCCTTTGAACCCGGAGACTTCGTGCTCCTGCGCTTCGACCCCGATGCCCTGCCCCTGGCCGAGGCCATGTTCGACCTGCTCATGGAAAAGGGCCTCAACCCGATCCCGCGGCAGAACCTGTCCGCAGGCATGGAGGTTTCCTTCTACGGCAAGGGCAACGACAGCCAGTTGACCGCCGTTCCCTCCGGCGACCGCGAGTTCATCGGCGGCCTGAACGGGCTCATCTCGCTCATCGCCCCCGCCTCGCTGACCCACCTGCAAAACATCGACTCCAAGCGCATCGGCCAGGCCGCCGTGGCCCGCAAGTTCATGCGCGACATCATGGAGAAGCGCGAGCAGACCGGCGAGTTCGGCTGGACCCTGTGCATCTACCCCACCGCGGCCCTGGCCGAGGCGGCAAAGCTGTCCATGGCCGACTTCAAGGCCCAGGTGGTCAAGGCCTGCTACCTCGACGACGACAACCCGCCCGCCCGCTGGAACGATATTTTCAAGGAGGCCGAAAAGGTCAAGGCGTGGCTGAACGGCCTGGCCATCGAGCACCTGCGCATCCAGTCCAAGGACACGGATCTCACCGTGGTCCCCGGCGAACAGCGCCGCTGGCTCGGCGTGTCCGGCCACAACATCCCGTCCTTCGAGATCTTCCTTTCCCCGGACTGGCGCGGCACCGAAGGCGTCTACTACGCCGACCAGCCCTCCTTCCGCTCCGGCAACTTCGTGGAGGGCGTGCGCCTGACCTTCGAAAAAGGCGTGGCCGTCAAGACCGAAGCCAAGATCGGCGGCGATTTCGTGGCCAAACAACTGACCCTGGACGAGGGCGCCAACCGGCTGGGCGAGTTCTCCCTGACCGACCGCCGCTTCTCCAAGATCAACGCCTTCATGGCCAACACCCTGTTCGACGAGAACTTCGGCGGCCCCCAGGGCAACTGCCACGTGGCCGTGGGCGCGTCCTACGCCGACACCTTCTCCGGCGACCAGTCCACCCTGGACGAGAGCCTGAAAAAGGAGCTCGGCTTCAACGACTCCGCCCTGCACTGGGACCTGGTCAACACCCAACAGAAAACCGTCACCGCCACCCTCAAGGGCGGCGAGGAACTCGTCATCTACACCGACGGCGAATTCCAGTACGAATAG
- a CDS encoding RNA recognition motif domain-containing protein produces MSKNIYVGNLPWSATEDEVRAAFEAHGQVSSVKLIEDRETGRPRGFGFVEMDDDSAALDAIEALDGKDFGGRNLKVNEAKPRVERPRW; encoded by the coding sequence ATGTCCAAGAATATCTATGTCGGCAATCTGCCCTGGTCCGCCACCGAAGACGAAGTCCGTGCTGCTTTCGAAGCTCACGGCCAGGTTTCCTCCGTCAAACTGATCGAAGACCGTGAGACCGGCCGCCCCCGTGGTTTCGGTTTCGTGGAAATGGACGACGACTCCGCCGCTCTGGACGCCATCGAGGCGCTGGACGGCAAGGACTTCGGCGGCCGTAACCTGAAGGTCAACGAGGCCAAGCCCCGTGTGGAGCGTCCCCGCTGGTAG
- a CDS encoding DUF362 domain-containing protein produces MPETVAILHVPEYRPERLGPAVARLLETIGFTPTPGDRVLVKPNLVNGSNAAHCTTHPLVVRAACAWLLDHGARVTVADSPAFGPASYVAGASGLAASLADLGLKAESLARPAPLNLTLGGTIGLSRDALEADRILNLPKLKVHCQMTVSGAVKNLFGCVVGFRKAYAHHRLGHSHAVFRSMIMDVYRALPQAVHLMDAVRPMHRDGPIKGEPFPLGMLAASNNGVALDTMACALLGLAPEQVPLWEEARTRGMDGADPARLAYPLESLEGFDTTGFMLSETRELSFAPMRLIRGRMRSLLKHLAKN; encoded by the coding sequence ATGCCTGAAACCGTCGCCATTCTCCACGTCCCGGAATACCGGCCCGAACGGCTCGGCCCGGCCGTTGCCCGGCTCCTGGAGACCATCGGATTCACGCCCACGCCGGGCGACCGGGTTCTGGTCAAGCCGAACCTGGTCAACGGCAGCAACGCGGCCCACTGCACCACCCACCCGCTGGTGGTCCGGGCGGCCTGCGCCTGGCTCCTGGACCACGGCGCGCGGGTCACCGTGGCCGACTCCCCGGCCTTCGGCCCGGCCTCCTACGTAGCCGGCGCCTCGGGGCTTGCGGCCTCCCTCGCGGACCTCGGCCTCAAGGCCGAAAGCCTGGCCCGGCCCGCGCCCCTCAACCTGACCCTGGGCGGGACCATCGGCCTGTCCCGTGACGCCCTGGAGGCGGACCGCATCCTCAACCTGCCCAAGCTCAAGGTCCATTGCCAGATGACCGTGTCCGGCGCGGTCAAGAACCTGTTCGGCTGCGTGGTCGGGTTTCGCAAGGCCTATGCCCACCACCGGCTGGGACACAGCCACGCGGTCTTCCGGTCCATGATCATGGACGTGTACCGGGCACTGCCCCAAGCGGTACATCTCATGGACGCGGTCCGGCCCATGCATCGCGACGGGCCCATCAAGGGCGAGCCGTTCCCGCTCGGCATGCTCGCCGCGTCGAACAACGGCGTGGCCCTGGACACCATGGCCTGCGCCCTGCTCGGGCTCGCCCCGGAGCAGGTCCCCCTGTGGGAGGAGGCCCGGACCCGTGGCATGGACGGCGCGGATCCGGCCCGACTGGCGTATCCGCTGGAATCATTAGAAGGGTTTGACACCACTGGTTTTATGCTCTCCGAGACCCGCGAACTATCCTTCGCGCCCATGCGGCTGATCCGGGGACGTATGCGCAGCCTGTTGAAACATCTTGCAAAAAATTGA
- a CDS encoding ferredoxin produces the protein MGYTITIDTDKCTGDGECVDVCPVEVYELQDGKAVAVNEDECLGCESCVEVCENDAITVEEN, from the coding sequence ATGGGCTACACTATCACTATCGACACTGACAAGTGCACCGGCGACGGCGAATGCGTGGACGTTTGCCCCGTTGAAGTTTACGAACTTCAGGACGGCAAAGCCGTTGCGGTCAACGAAGATGAATGTCTCGGTTGTGAGTCCTGCGTCGAAGTTTGCGAAAACGACGCCATCACTGTCGAAGAAAACTAG
- a CDS encoding DVU0298 family protein yields MSRFRSVKKTVRDILADDDWQARLAELDEFRPVDLVPPLLNLRLDRLETVRWRSATAFGLTAARMAEASMEKARVIMRTLMWYMNEESGNLGWGIPLFMAEAMVNNGRIAKEFHKILVSYIFCDEECDGNFLDHPELRRDVYWGLVRLAEYRPELVAHGERFLMVGLDDPDAYNRAYAARVLGLIKAEGARSKLEALKDDPAEIRTFHHRELIDTTVGELARVALDDLG; encoded by the coding sequence ATGTCCCGATTCCGCAGCGTCAAGAAGACCGTCCGAGACATCCTGGCCGATGACGATTGGCAGGCTCGGCTCGCCGAGCTGGACGAGTTCCGCCCCGTGGACCTTGTTCCGCCGTTGCTCAACCTGCGCCTGGACCGTCTGGAGACCGTCCGCTGGCGCTCGGCCACGGCTTTCGGCCTGACCGCCGCGCGCATGGCCGAGGCGTCCATGGAAAAGGCGCGGGTGATCATGCGTACCCTGATGTGGTACATGAACGAGGAGTCCGGCAACCTCGGCTGGGGCATCCCGCTCTTCATGGCCGAGGCCATGGTCAACAACGGGCGCATTGCCAAGGAATTTCACAAGATTCTGGTTTCCTACATCTTCTGCGACGAGGAGTGCGACGGCAACTTTCTGGACCACCCGGAGTTGAGGCGCGACGTTTACTGGGGCCTGGTTCGCCTGGCCGAGTACCGTCCCGAGCTGGTGGCCCACGGCGAGCGTTTCCTGATGGTCGGCCTGGACGACCCCGACGCCTACAACCGGGCCTACGCGGCCCGTGTGCTCGGCCTGATCAAGGCCGAAGGGGCGCGGAGCAAGCTGGAGGCCCTCAAGGACGACCCCGCCGAAATCCGCACCTTCCACCACCGCGAGCTCATCGACACCACCGTGGGCGAACTGGCGCGGGTGGCCCTGGATGATCTGGGGTAG
- a CDS encoding molybdopterin biosynthesis protein, translating to MSTRNIYLKTVPPEEAVALAKANLDRDALFGTERVPTHEAAGRVTAGPIYARYSSPTFHAAAMDGVAVMAESTFAAREDEPVALEQGEGFLFVNTGNPLPEGKNAVVMIENVVQKDESTVLIDGPAFPWQHVRRIGEDIVATELLIPQNRELTPSDIGALISAGIYEVEVRDRVRTIFLPTGDEVLNFLDKPEPRAGQVIESNSQVFRAYAKSWGIDAQWSAPVPDDEDALRQAVVDGLRKGCHMVVVGAGSSAGSKDYSKKVFESIGTVLVHGISVMPGKPSLLAVTDERSGYPGRLLVGAPGYPVSAIVCHEKILAPVVHWLMGKSAPERREADIVLARKTPSRPGMREAIRLAAGRIGENIVGAPLARGAGMISTMTKAQAVTYIPEDVEGVEQGETVKAELLVPKSDLDRVLVHVGSHDNTLDLLANELMGLPDPLRLVSSHAGSMGGLTALKAGSALFAGAHLFDPETGDFNFPFIERYLKGIPVTVVNLAIRHQGLIVAKGNPLSIRGVNDLTRDDVTFINRQRGAGTRILLDHHLKKAGIDPRAVAGYENEEFTHMAVAVNVLTGAASCGLGIYAAAKALGLDFAPLAHERYDLVIPDKYMDDPRIKTLIEIIGRNSVQTKIKAQGGYETDMTGQIMRPGMGLGQD from the coding sequence ATGAGCACACGCAATATCTATCTGAAGACCGTTCCGCCCGAAGAGGCGGTGGCCCTGGCCAAGGCGAATCTCGACCGAGACGCCCTGTTCGGCACCGAGCGCGTGCCCACGCACGAAGCGGCCGGACGGGTCACGGCCGGGCCGATCTACGCCCGGTATTCCTCGCCCACCTTCCACGCGGCGGCCATGGACGGCGTGGCCGTGATGGCCGAATCCACCTTCGCGGCCCGCGAGGACGAGCCCGTGGCCTTGGAGCAGGGGGAAGGATTCCTGTTCGTCAACACCGGCAATCCCCTGCCCGAAGGCAAAAACGCGGTGGTCATGATCGAGAACGTGGTCCAGAAGGACGAGTCGACCGTGCTTATCGACGGGCCCGCCTTCCCCTGGCAGCACGTCCGCCGCATCGGCGAGGATATCGTGGCCACGGAACTGCTCATCCCCCAGAACAGGGAGTTGACGCCGTCGGACATCGGCGCGCTCATCTCGGCGGGCATCTACGAGGTGGAGGTCCGCGACCGGGTCCGAACCATCTTCCTGCCCACGGGCGACGAGGTGCTGAATTTCCTGGACAAGCCCGAGCCGCGCGCCGGGCAGGTCATCGAATCCAACTCCCAGGTCTTCCGGGCCTATGCCAAAAGCTGGGGCATCGACGCCCAGTGGTCCGCCCCGGTGCCGGACGACGAGGACGCCCTGCGCCAGGCGGTCGTGGACGGGCTGCGCAAGGGCTGCCACATGGTCGTGGTCGGCGCCGGATCGAGCGCCGGGAGCAAGGATTACTCCAAGAAGGTTTTCGAATCCATCGGCACGGTCCTGGTCCACGGCATCTCGGTCATGCCGGGCAAGCCGAGCCTGCTGGCCGTGACCGACGAGCGCAGCGGATATCCGGGGAGGCTCCTGGTGGGCGCGCCGGGCTATCCGGTGTCGGCCATCGTCTGCCACGAAAAGATCCTCGCGCCCGTGGTCCACTGGCTCATGGGCAAATCCGCGCCCGAGCGCCGCGAGGCGGACATCGTCCTGGCCCGCAAGACGCCGTCCAGGCCGGGCATGCGCGAGGCCATCAGACTGGCCGCCGGACGCATCGGCGAAAACATCGTGGGCGCGCCGCTGGCCCGGGGCGCGGGCATGATCTCGACCATGACCAAGGCCCAGGCCGTGACCTACATCCCCGAGGATGTGGAGGGCGTGGAACAGGGCGAGACGGTCAAAGCCGAGTTGCTGGTCCCCAAGAGCGATCTGGACCGGGTGCTGGTCCACGTGGGCAGCCACGACAACACCCTGGACCTGCTGGCCAACGAATTGATGGGGCTGCCCGACCCCCTGCGCCTGGTCTCCAGCCACGCCGGGTCCATGGGCGGCCTGACCGCGCTCAAGGCGGGCTCGGCCCTGTTCGCCGGGGCGCACCTGTTCGACCCCGAGACCGGGGACTTCAACTTCCCGTTCATCGAGCGTTACCTGAAGGGCATCCCGGTCACCGTGGTCAACCTGGCCATCCGCCACCAGGGGCTGATCGTGGCCAAGGGCAACCCCTTGTCCATCCGGGGCGTGAACGACCTGACCCGCGACGACGTGACCTTCATCAACCGCCAGCGCGGGGCCGGGACGCGCATCCTGCTCGACCATCATTTAAAAAAGGCGGGCATCGACCCGCGCGCGGTGGCCGGGTACGAAAACGAGGAGTTCACCCACATGGCCGTGGCCGTGAACGTGCTCACCGGCGCGGCCTCCTGCGGGCTGGGCATCTATGCGGCGGCCAAGGCGCTGGGCCTGGACTTCGCGCCCCTGGCCCACGAGCGCTACGACCTGGTCATCCCGGACAAATACATGGACGACCCGCGCATCAAGACCCTGATAGAGATCATCGGCAGGAACTCCGTCCAGACCAAGATCAAGGCCCAGGGCGGATACGAGACGGACATGACCGGCCAAATCATGCGGCCGGGCATGGGACTGGGGCAGGATTAA
- a CDS encoding cold-shock protein, which produces MRHKGEVTWFNEQKGFGFITDEDGSDVFVHYTEIVRDGFQTLEPGEKVTFGLTDEETGPKAVEVRPADEVKTASLL; this is translated from the coding sequence ATGCGACACAAGGGCGAAGTGACCTGGTTCAACGAACAGAAGGGGTTCGGTTTCATCACCGACGAGGACGGCAGTGACGTCTTCGTCCACTACACCGAGATCGTCCGCGACGGGTTCCAGACATTGGAGCCCGGCGAAAAGGTCACCTTCGGCCTGACCGACGAGGAGACCGGCCCCAAGGCCGTCGAGGTCCGCCCGGCCGACGAGGTCAAGACCGCTTCCCTGCTTTAA
- a CDS encoding ATP-binding cassette domain-containing protein, whose translation MNPLVSLKDVSVTRNGRRLLGPVTWQLARGRHTAVTGRNGSGKTTLLRLLRGEITPDIGGERVYDFGEGPQRTVLGLRQRIGLVSADMQDFYFLHTPRVKGRDVVLAGFYDTPILYDRAEPGEEAAADTVIDRLDIRDLAESELRTLSTGQVRKLLVARALAPEPDILLLDEALDGLDAASRGEVVALLDLAGERTTLVCAAHRAGDLPDCVRHALALGQGEVLAEGERAQAERALSEAAPDVVACDLPSVPAPESFEFLLRMTDVSVVADGKRILHDINWEVLPGENWLVLGENGAGKSTLLKLILSHIAPYADGERGTGTVERFGGMTMDEARPLIGVVSPDLQAGYARELGWEVTAEETVMSGFRGSVGMLDEPTSRERLGAEQWLDIVGLNGLGARRLRHMSYGQQRRVFLARAMAPGPRLLLLDEPLSGLDPASRALMVGLIERLAESGIPLVMVSHYAEDRVPAVNRIMELAGGRQRFCGDRSAFEAARSKG comes from the coding sequence ATGAATCCACTCGTTTCTCTGAAAGACGTGTCCGTGACCCGAAACGGCAGGCGGCTGCTCGGGCCCGTGACCTGGCAACTGGCGCGCGGCCGCCACACCGCCGTGACCGGGCGCAACGGCTCGGGCAAGACCACCCTGCTGCGCTTGCTGCGCGGCGAGATCACCCCGGACATCGGCGGTGAGCGCGTCTACGATTTCGGCGAAGGTCCGCAGCGGACCGTGCTCGGCCTCAGGCAGCGCATCGGCCTGGTCTCGGCGGACATGCAGGACTTCTACTTTCTGCACACCCCGAGGGTGAAGGGCCGCGACGTGGTCCTGGCCGGGTTTTACGACACCCCCATCCTCTACGACCGGGCCGAGCCCGGGGAGGAGGCCGCAGCCGACACGGTCATCGACCGGCTGGACATCCGCGATCTGGCCGAGAGCGAGTTGCGCACACTTTCCACAGGCCAGGTGCGCAAGCTCCTGGTGGCCCGCGCCCTGGCCCCGGAGCCGGACATCCTGCTCCTGGACGAGGCCCTGGACGGGCTGGACGCGGCCTCGCGGGGCGAGGTGGTCGCACTGCTTGATCTGGCCGGGGAACGGACCACCCTGGTCTGCGCCGCACACCGGGCCGGAGACCTGCCCGACTGCGTACGCCATGCCCTGGCCCTGGGCCAGGGCGAGGTCCTGGCCGAAGGGGAGCGCGCACAGGCCGAACGAGCTCTGAGCGAGGCCGCCCCGGACGTGGTCGCCTGCGACCTGCCCTCCGTGCCCGCGCCCGAGTCCTTCGAATTCCTCCTGCGCATGACCGACGTGTCCGTGGTGGCCGACGGCAAGCGCATTCTCCACGATATCAACTGGGAGGTCCTGCCCGGCGAGAACTGGCTCGTGCTCGGCGAGAACGGGGCGGGCAAGTCCACGCTGCTCAAGCTGATCCTGAGCCACATCGCCCCTTATGCCGACGGCGAGCGGGGTACGGGCACGGTGGAGCGCTTCGGCGGCATGACCATGGACGAGGCCCGGCCGCTCATCGGCGTGGTCTCCCCGGATCTCCAGGCCGGGTACGCCCGCGAGTTGGGCTGGGAGGTGACCGCCGAGGAGACGGTCATGTCCGGGTTCCGCGGCTCGGTGGGCATGCTCGACGAGCCCACCAGCCGGGAGCGGCTCGGGGCCGAACAGTGGCTGGACATCGTCGGCCTGAACGGGCTGGGCGCGCGGCGGCTGCGGCACATGTCCTACGGCCAGCAGCGGAGGGTTTTTCTGGCACGGGCCATGGCGCCGGGGCCGCGGCTGCTTCTCCTGGACGAGCCGCTGTCCGGCCTGGACCCTGCCTCCAGGGCGTTAATGGTCGGTCTCATCGAGCGGCTGGCCGAGTCCGGAATCCCGCTGGTCATGGTCTCCCATTACGCCGAGGATCGCGTTCCCGCGGTCAACCGAATTATGGAACTTGCGGGCGGACGGCAACGGTTTTGCGGCGATCGGAGCGCGTTTGAAGCGGCCCGGTCAAAGGGCTGA
- a CDS encoding VOC family protein, whose amino-acid sequence MRPIDISATIVVEDLAPARTFYTKHLDGRLIFDCGWYIGFQFGQDGPTLHFMQPQSPAHQPYRGGLTYNLKLADAAKVEEAHREAVAAGLPLLMPLEDHPWGDRGFCTLDPYGVSLYVYVDIEPSEEFKQYYL is encoded by the coding sequence ATGCGCCCCATCGACATATCCGCCACCATCGTCGTGGAGGACTTGGCCCCGGCCCGGACCTTCTACACCAAGCACCTGGACGGTCGCCTGATCTTCGACTGCGGCTGGTACATCGGCTTCCAATTCGGCCAGGACGGCCCCACCCTGCACTTCATGCAGCCGCAGTCCCCTGCCCACCAACCCTACCGGGGCGGCCTGACCTACAACCTCAAGCTGGCGGACGCGGCCAAGGTCGAGGAGGCCCACCGCGAGGCCGTTGCGGCGGGCCTGCCCCTGCTCATGCCCTTGGAGGACCACCCCTGGGGCGACCGGGGCTTCTGCACGCTCGATCCCTACGGCGTGTCCCTGTACGTCTACGTGGACATCGAGCCGAGCGAGGAGTTCAAGCAGTACTATCTGTAA
- a CDS encoding YkgJ family cysteine cluster protein: protein MALDFTEYFKKYEAIVAEVDAVFKKFETEMPDLVKCGKGCSDCCYALFDVTLVEAMYINAKFNEKFSGLERSAILDRADKADREIHKLKRKVYKASQEGRPVNDILLEVAKARVRCPMLGDDDLCSIYEHRPITCRLYGVPTSIGGEAHTCNKAGFKGGEKYPTVNMDIVLDRLLAIGKELQSGIGSRFSELGEMLLPVSMAIVTDYDEAYLGVGEKTALREKSPEEEVKPQEIVAPAAAKGPAKSAVCASCTESKSSCESCGESIVLGGKE, encoded by the coding sequence ATGGCCCTTGATTTTACGGAGTATTTCAAAAAATACGAAGCCATCGTGGCCGAGGTCGACGCGGTTTTCAAGAAATTCGAGACCGAGATGCCGGACCTGGTCAAGTGCGGCAAGGGGTGCAGCGACTGCTGTTACGCCCTGTTCGACGTGACCCTGGTCGAGGCCATGTACATCAACGCCAAGTTCAACGAGAAATTTTCCGGCCTGGAGCGCTCGGCCATCCTGGACCGCGCCGACAAAGCCGACCGCGAGATCCACAAGCTCAAGCGCAAGGTCTACAAGGCGAGCCAGGAAGGCCGTCCGGTCAACGACATTCTGCTTGAGGTGGCCAAGGCCCGGGTGCGCTGTCCCATGCTGGGCGACGACGACCTGTGCTCCATCTACGAGCACCGGCCCATCACCTGCCGGTTGTACGGCGTACCCACCTCCATCGGCGGCGAGGCCCATACCTGCAACAAGGCGGGCTTCAAGGGCGGGGAGAAGTACCCCACCGTGAACATGGACATCGTCCTGGACAGGCTGCTGGCCATCGGCAAGGAACTCCAGTCCGGCATCGGCTCCCGGTTCAGCGAACTGGGAGAGATGCTCCTGCCCGTGTCCATGGCCATCGTCACGGACTACGACGAGGCCTATCTCGGCGTGGGCGAGAAGACCGCGCTCAGGGAAAAGAGCCCCGAGGAAGAGGTGAAGCCGCAGGAGATTGTCGCCCCGGCGGCGGCCAAGGGCCCGGCCAAGTCCGCGGTCTGCGCCTCCTGCACCGAGTCCAAGTCCTCCTGCGAGTCCTGCGGCGAGTCCATCGTCCTGGGCGGCAAGGAATAG
- a CDS encoding tetratricopeptide repeat protein, giving the protein MEQFDNIEDYIADLKSKLRDNPSCGNTHYNLGVAYLSRRDFMEAEREFLDAVAHSPRMAEAYVQLGGIALQRGDMDSCLSYNVQATQQRPFFAVPWGNIGFVYMQQGDNDKAHKSLKKALKLDPEFAQAQATMSSVLIAMGDFEEADKLLKTLLEKQAHFGPGWNNKAIIEAERGNWSEAAVCIAKAEESGFEVPADFKKEVEEKAGN; this is encoded by the coding sequence ATGGAACAATTCGACAATATTGAAGATTACATTGCCGATCTCAAGTCCAAGCTGCGCGACAATCCCTCCTGCGGCAACACCCACTACAACCTGGGCGTGGCCTATCTTTCCCGCCGCGATTTCATGGAGGCCGAGCGCGAGTTCCTGGACGCCGTGGCCCATTCCCCGCGCATGGCCGAGGCCTACGTGCAGCTCGGCGGCATCGCCCTGCAGCGCGGGGACATGGACTCCTGCCTGAGCTACAACGTCCAGGCCACCCAGCAGCGCCCGTTCTTCGCCGTGCCCTGGGGCAACATCGGCTTCGTCTACATGCAGCAGGGCGACAACGACAAGGCCCACAAGTCCCTGAAGAAGGCCCTCAAGCTCGACCCCGAGTTCGCACAGGCCCAGGCGACCATGTCCAGCGTGCTCATCGCCATGGGCGATTTCGAGGAGGCGGACAAGCTGCTCAAGACCCTGCTCGAGAAACAAGCCCACTTCGGTCCGGGCTGGAACAACAAGGCGATCATCGAGGCCGAGCGCGGCAACTGGTCCGAGGCCGCCGTGTGCATCGCGAAAGCCGAGGAGTCCGGTTTCGAGGTGCCCGCCGATTTCAAGAAGGAAGTGGAGGAGAAGGCCGGGAACTAA